In the genome of Deinococcus deserti VCD115, one region contains:
- a CDS encoding YbjN domain-containing protein produces the protein MTMETALLTLDTLAKYLKEKEVQLDMEENNGQRFIRMGWRFEMGDAAVLVSVNDGPNNTSRLEITCVTQKQYADRRVEVVNMLNDRNRERAFARSIDADGNVWLEYVGFYPTLAEMPQETFDTLFGGVLMHFQDDYAALEGFVPQGMQVQQPQA, from the coding sequence ATGACGATGGAAACGGCACTGCTGACGCTGGATACGCTCGCGAAGTACCTCAAGGAAAAAGAAGTGCAGCTGGACATGGAAGAGAACAACGGCCAGCGCTTCATCCGCATGGGCTGGCGTTTCGAGATGGGCGACGCGGCCGTACTGGTCAGCGTGAATGACGGCCCGAACAACACCAGCCGCCTGGAAATCACCTGCGTGACCCAGAAGCAGTACGCTGACCGCCGTGTGGAAGTTGTAAACATGCTCAACGACCGCAACCGCGAGCGCGCCTTTGCCCGCAGCATTGACGCCGATGGCAACGTCTGGCTGGAATATGTCGGCTTCTACCCCACCCTGGCCGAAATGCCCCAGGAAACCTTCGACACCCTGTTCGGCGGCGTACTGATGCACTTCCAGGATGACTACGCAGCGCTTGAAGGCTTCGTGCCCCAGGGCATGCAGGTTCAGCAGCCTCAGGCCTGA
- the bshA gene encoding N-acetyl-alpha-D-glucosaminyl L-malate synthase BshA: MTPGFPLQNGLKIAVLCHASAGGSGVVATELGLMVARAGHEVHFVGSAQPFRLAGAGGMSGPYFHQVGGFAYALFDQPYPELAAANTLTEVILEHGVELSHAHYAIPHASAALHARSVSGRTRVITTLHGTDVTLVGAEPAFRHTTRYAIERSDHVTAVSNFLAHQTREVFGTEREIEVIHNFVDSTRFVRITDPAVRARFAHPDEALLVHVSNFRAVKRPEDVVRVFARVASEIPARLLMIGDGPERPRAFELAQQLGVIGRTHFLGSFPDVQTILGISDLFVLPSSNESFGLAALEAMSCEVPVVAARAGGIPEVVQDGITGFLSPVGDVDHMADQALRVLRDREVYTRMGQAARAAAVQLFHPDLIVPQYLKAYERTIAG; this comes from the coding sequence ATGACGCCTGGATTTCCCCTTCAAAACGGCCTGAAAATCGCAGTGCTGTGTCACGCCAGCGCCGGGGGATCCGGGGTGGTTGCTACCGAGCTCGGGCTGATGGTCGCCCGTGCCGGGCACGAAGTCCATTTCGTGGGCTCCGCGCAACCTTTCCGGCTGGCTGGTGCCGGAGGTATGAGCGGTCCGTATTTCCATCAGGTGGGCGGCTTCGCTTACGCGCTGTTCGACCAGCCCTACCCGGAACTGGCGGCCGCCAACACCCTGACTGAAGTCATTCTTGAACACGGCGTGGAGCTCTCGCACGCTCACTACGCCATCCCACATGCCAGTGCAGCGCTGCATGCCCGCAGCGTCAGTGGCCGAACCCGGGTCATCACCACGCTGCACGGCACCGATGTCACCCTGGTGGGCGCTGAGCCGGCCTTCCGGCACACCACGCGCTACGCCATCGAACGCTCAGACCATGTGACGGCGGTCTCGAATTTTCTGGCTCACCAGACCCGTGAAGTCTTCGGAACCGAACGGGAAATCGAGGTTATTCATAACTTCGTGGACAGTACCCGCTTTGTGCGGATCACTGACCCGGCGGTACGCGCCCGCTTCGCCCACCCCGACGAAGCTCTGCTGGTGCATGTCAGTAACTTCAGGGCCGTGAAACGTCCGGAGGACGTGGTGAGGGTGTTCGCACGGGTGGCCAGTGAAATTCCGGCGCGGCTCCTGATGATCGGCGACGGCCCGGAGCGGCCGCGGGCCTTCGAGCTGGCGCAGCAGCTGGGAGTCATCGGCAGGACTCACTTCCTGGGCTCGTTCCCGGACGTGCAGACCATTCTGGGCATCAGTGACCTGTTTGTGCTGCCCAGCAGCAACGAAAGTTTCGGACTCGCAGCCCTGGAGGCCATGAGCTGCGAGGTTCCCGTGGTGGCCGCCCGCGCCGGGGGCATCCCCGAAGTGGTTCAGGACGGTATTACCGGATTTCTCTCTCCAGTCGGAGATGTCGATCACATGGCCGACCAGGCCCTGCGCGTTCTGCGGGACCGTGAGGTCTACACCCGTATGGGACAGGCTGCACGGGCGGCGGCAGTCCAACTGTTTCACCCGGATCTGATTGTGCCGCAGTATCTGAAGGCCTACGAACGCACGATCGCTGGATAA
- a CDS encoding DegV family protein yields MFSVHISGELSETVRRAREAAQRLPDPARVRVVDSKLTTAPLAEVALVARAALDAGQTMAQAEQQVHATRAEMSTNFSVASLEYLRCSGRISRGQQVVGNMLNLRPVLHFDQGKLSVIKRLKAPQVLPDMLSSAVQRFGNKPVTVTIVHAGRDADRITELHGAVGRSGLNIKQGRALLLGPVIGAHVGPGTFGVLVRPFHG; encoded by the coding sequence GTGTTCAGCGTGCACATCTCGGGTGAGCTGTCAGAAACAGTGCGGCGGGCCAGAGAAGCGGCTCAGCGTCTGCCCGATCCGGCACGTGTAAGGGTCGTAGACAGCAAGCTGACCACTGCCCCCCTGGCTGAGGTCGCTCTTGTCGCCCGCGCAGCGTTGGATGCCGGACAGACCATGGCGCAGGCCGAACAGCAGGTGCATGCCACCCGCGCTGAGATGTCCACGAATTTCAGCGTGGCGTCGCTGGAGTACCTGCGCTGCAGCGGCCGGATCAGCCGGGGGCAACAGGTGGTTGGCAACATGCTCAATCTGCGCCCGGTCCTGCACTTTGACCAGGGCAAGCTGAGTGTGATCAAGCGCCTCAAGGCTCCCCAGGTCCTGCCGGACATGCTCTCCAGCGCTGTACAGCGTTTCGGGAATAAGCCAGTGACCGTCACCATCGTTCACGCCGGCCGTGACGCAGACCGCATCACCGAACTTCATGGTGCCGTCGGCCGCAGCGGACTGAATATCAAACAGGGACGCGCTCTGCTGCTTGGACCGGTGATCGGTGCCCACGTCGGGCCCGGGACCTTCGGTGTGCTTGTGCGGCCCTTTCACGGGTAA
- a CDS encoding M24 family metallopeptidase, translating into MSQLEKLRQAMGPAGVDAVWISDPANVRALSGFSSPKDAKVLVTAGSVTLYTDARYTVQAQEESPLPAFIARPPETYQHAAQSLSGLRVGFEAEHLTVAMLDDLREHWPDAQLVPLRELGRGLRMVKTQDEIEAIRAAQALADRVYAEVRPSISAGVRERDVALDIEMRLRRAGAESAFDIIVASGPRGAMPHGVASDRVIEDGELVTIDMGARLGGYHSDMTRTVAVGTPSDEMLRVYRAVLEAEEAAVAAVGPGVRAADLDTLARDILTRHGLGEAFAHSLGHGIGLEVHEGPSLRGVSTDVLEAGMLVTIEPGAYLPGIGGVRIEDLLLVTENGHEVLSRAEKDRL; encoded by the coding sequence ATGAGCCAACTCGAAAAGTTGCGCCAGGCCATGGGCCCGGCGGGAGTAGACGCCGTGTGGATCAGTGATCCGGCCAACGTGCGTGCGCTGAGCGGATTTTCCAGCCCCAAGGACGCCAAGGTTCTGGTCACAGCCGGCAGCGTGACGTTGTACACGGACGCCCGCTATACCGTTCAGGCCCAGGAGGAATCGCCCCTCCCGGCCTTTATTGCGCGGCCGCCGGAAACCTATCAGCATGCTGCCCAGAGTCTCAGTGGACTCCGGGTGGGCTTTGAAGCTGAGCATCTGACGGTGGCGATGCTGGACGATCTGCGTGAGCACTGGCCGGATGCGCAGCTTGTTCCGCTGCGGGAGCTGGGCCGGGGCTTACGCATGGTGAAAACTCAAGACGAGATCGAGGCGATCCGGGCTGCGCAGGCGCTGGCTGACCGGGTATATGCCGAGGTGCGTCCCAGCATCAGTGCGGGGGTCCGTGAACGCGACGTTGCCCTTGATATCGAAATGCGCTTGCGCCGAGCAGGCGCAGAAAGTGCCTTCGACATCATCGTGGCCAGCGGTCCACGCGGCGCCATGCCGCACGGGGTGGCCTCCGACCGCGTGATTGAAGATGGTGAGCTGGTCACCATCGATATGGGCGCCCGGCTGGGGGGGTACCACAGTGACATGACGCGCACGGTTGCGGTCGGTACTCCCAGCGATGAGATGCTCCGCGTCTACCGCGCGGTCCTGGAGGCCGAGGAAGCAGCAGTTGCGGCAGTAGGGCCGGGGGTTCGGGCTGCGGATCTCGATACCCTGGCGCGCGACATCCTGACCCGGCATGGTCTGGGCGAAGCGTTTGCCCACTCGTTGGGCCACGGAATTGGACTCGAGGTTCACGAAGGTCCCAGCCTGCGAGGTGTCAGCACAGATGTTCTCGAGGCCGGCATGCTCGTGACCATCGAACCTGGAGCGTACCTGCCTGGAATCGGTGGAGTGCGCATTGAGGACCTGCTCCTGGTGACCGAAAACGGCCACGAGGTTCTGAGCCGCGCTGAGAAGGACCGGCTGTGA
- the ileS gene encoding isoleucine--tRNA ligase, which yields MTVTPKPPMFGTVPTNPSFPELELQTLRWWQERRIFERSLEQTADGPRFTFYEGPPTANGMPGIHHVEARSLKDLFPRFKTMQGYFVGRKAGWDTHGLPVEIAVEKKLGLNSKREVEAYGIDKFNEQCRETVFEYEHEWRRFTERMAYWVDLDRPYMTLQRNYIESIWWSVQQLDQKGLLYKGFRVAPYCPKDGTTLSNAEVSEGYKDIQDPSVYVPFRLTDPAALDLPDHTAFLVWTTTPWTLPYNVGVAIHPDLEYVAARDKDGRVLILAASLRAEVLGEDAEIVRTFRGSELERVAYEPLFTEAYEAEGEGKTVWMSGLDTYVSDKDGTGIVHTAPAFGEDDMRLARNYGFPVIVGVDTEGKHRFGPWKGVFFRDANTEIVRDLRARGLMWKEKNFLHSYPHCWRCGTPLMYYATESWYLNNTRLKDRLIELNGTIDWHPAHIRTGRYGGWLENLIDWNISRSRYWGTPLPVWEAEDGEYRVIGSYAELAELSGRPEVTGESFDPHRPYVDDITFEADGKTFRRVPYVMDVWYDSGSMPFAQHHYPFENKELFEQGGFPADYISEAIDQTRGWFNSLHQIGTMVFDSVAYKSVICAGHFLDEKGQKMSKSKGNILDPWEVFNTYGADAARWYTYVSAPPELSRRVGLNVIGESFRSYFMTLWNTYSFFVLYANLDQPDLRAAPPVEERPEVDRWLIAKVQALVGTVTGALNNYDPTGSSRALQDFVVEDLSNWYVRRNRRRFWSGDGQVDLSAYATLHYALVTVTQLTAPFTPFLAESLYQNLVRSVTPDAPESVHLATWPQVDEALAAPSLVGEMDAVLRVVSLGRAVRGQTGMRQRQPLPKVMLRARSAEQTAALGRFVEQIKEELNVKEVELLDQYAELVSYQLRPNLPLLGKKFGKAVPQVRAALQEADASEVARFVRDGKFFEVVAPTGERFELGPDEVLVDARSPEGFAAQEEAGYLVAFDTQLTRELELEGLARDLVRGIQDGRKKAGFEVSDRITLHLDLTGDAREAAEAWQEYLMSETLTESLVFGAAEGFAAEVEGGTAYLERLERDGSMAGA from the coding sequence ATGACCGTAACCCCCAAGCCCCCGATGTTCGGGACAGTGCCGACCAATCCCAGCTTCCCGGAACTCGAACTTCAGACACTACGCTGGTGGCAGGAGCGCCGCATCTTCGAGCGCAGCCTGGAGCAGACGGCCGATGGCCCGCGCTTCACCTTCTATGAAGGCCCGCCCACGGCCAACGGCATGCCCGGCATTCACCACGTGGAGGCCCGCAGCCTCAAGGACCTGTTTCCACGCTTCAAGACCATGCAGGGCTACTTCGTGGGCCGCAAGGCCGGCTGGGACACACACGGTCTGCCGGTCGAGATCGCGGTGGAAAAGAAACTGGGTCTGAACTCCAAGCGCGAGGTCGAGGCGTACGGCATCGATAAATTCAATGAACAGTGCCGGGAAACCGTGTTTGAGTACGAGCACGAGTGGCGCCGCTTCACCGAGCGTATGGCGTACTGGGTGGACCTGGACCGTCCGTACATGACCCTGCAGCGCAACTACATCGAATCGATCTGGTGGAGCGTGCAGCAGCTGGACCAGAAGGGGCTGCTCTACAAGGGGTTCCGCGTGGCGCCGTACTGCCCCAAGGACGGCACGACCCTGTCCAATGCCGAGGTCAGCGAGGGCTACAAGGACATCCAGGACCCCAGCGTTTACGTGCCGTTCCGGTTGACCGACCCGGCCGCACTGGACCTGCCTGATCACACGGCGTTCCTGGTCTGGACGACGACCCCCTGGACCCTGCCTTACAACGTGGGCGTGGCGATCCACCCCGACCTGGAGTACGTCGCGGCCAGGGATAAGGACGGCCGGGTGCTGATCCTGGCCGCCAGCCTGCGCGCCGAAGTGCTGGGAGAGGACGCCGAGATCGTCAGGACCTTCCGCGGCTCAGAGCTGGAGCGCGTGGCGTACGAGCCCCTGTTTACCGAAGCCTACGAGGCCGAGGGTGAGGGAAAGACGGTGTGGATGTCGGGACTGGACACCTATGTCTCCGACAAGGACGGCACTGGCATCGTACATACCGCGCCGGCCTTCGGTGAAGACGACATGCGCCTGGCACGCAACTACGGTTTCCCCGTCATTGTCGGCGTGGACACCGAGGGCAAACACCGCTTCGGACCGTGGAAGGGCGTGTTCTTCCGCGACGCCAACACCGAGATCGTGCGCGACCTGCGGGCCCGCGGGCTGATGTGGAAGGAAAAGAACTTCCTGCACTCGTACCCGCACTGCTGGCGCTGCGGCACCCCGCTGATGTACTACGCCACCGAAAGCTGGTACCTGAACAACACCCGCCTCAAGGACCGGTTGATCGAGCTCAACGGCACCATCGACTGGCACCCGGCACATATCCGTACAGGGCGTTACGGCGGGTGGCTGGAAAACCTGATCGACTGGAACATCAGCCGAAGCCGGTACTGGGGCACGCCACTGCCGGTGTGGGAAGCTGAGGACGGCGAGTACCGTGTGATTGGCAGCTACGCCGAACTGGCCGAGCTGAGCGGCCGCCCCGAAGTCACCGGAGAGAGCTTCGACCCGCACCGGCCCTATGTGGACGACATCACCTTCGAAGCGGACGGCAAGACCTTCCGCCGGGTGCCCTATGTCATGGACGTCTGGTACGACTCGGGATCCATGCCGTTTGCGCAGCACCACTACCCCTTCGAGAACAAGGAGCTGTTCGAGCAGGGCGGATTCCCGGCGGATTACATCTCTGAAGCCATCGACCAGACGCGTGGGTGGTTCAACTCGCTGCACCAGATCGGCACCATGGTGTTCGACTCGGTGGCCTACAAGTCCGTGATCTGCGCCGGGCACTTCCTGGACGAAAAGGGCCAGAAGATGAGTAAGTCCAAGGGCAACATCCTGGACCCCTGGGAAGTGTTCAACACCTACGGCGCGGACGCCGCGCGCTGGTACACCTACGTGTCCGCGCCGCCTGAACTGTCGCGCCGGGTGGGGCTGAATGTCATCGGTGAGTCCTTCCGTAGCTACTTCATGACCCTGTGGAACACGTATTCCTTCTTTGTGCTGTACGCCAACCTGGACCAGCCTGATCTTCGCGCGGCCCCACCGGTCGAGGAACGCCCGGAAGTGGACCGCTGGCTGATTGCCAAGGTGCAGGCATTGGTAGGCACAGTCACCGGGGCACTGAACAACTATGACCCCACGGGATCAAGCCGCGCACTCCAGGACTTTGTTGTCGAGGATCTCAGCAACTGGTACGTGCGCCGCAACCGCCGCCGCTTCTGGAGTGGGGACGGTCAGGTGGATCTCAGCGCCTACGCGACCCTGCACTACGCGCTGGTCACGGTGACTCAGCTGACGGCGCCGTTCACGCCGTTCCTGGCCGAGTCGCTGTACCAGAACCTGGTCCGCAGCGTGACGCCTGATGCGCCCGAAAGTGTGCACCTCGCCACCTGGCCGCAGGTTGATGAGGCGCTGGCGGCCCCCAGCCTGGTGGGCGAGATGGACGCTGTGCTGCGGGTCGTGTCACTCGGCCGGGCGGTGCGTGGCCAGACCGGCATGCGCCAGCGTCAGCCGCTGCCCAAGGTCATGCTGCGGGCCCGCAGCGCCGAGCAGACAGCAGCCCTGGGCCGCTTTGTCGAGCAGATCAAAGAGGAGCTGAACGTCAAGGAGGTCGAACTGCTTGACCAGTACGCCGAACTGGTGAGCTATCAGTTACGGCCCAACCTGCCCCTGCTGGGCAAGAAGTTTGGTAAGGCAGTCCCGCAGGTCCGTGCAGCGCTGCAGGAGGCTGACGCTTCTGAAGTCGCGCGATTTGTGCGCGACGGCAAGTTCTTCGAGGTGGTCGCCCCGACCGGTGAGCGCTTCGAACTGGGGCCGGACGAGGTGCTGGTAGACGCCCGGTCACCTGAAGGCTTTGCCGCGCAGGAGGAAGCCGGTTACCTGGTGGCCTTCGATACGCAGCTGACGCGTGAACTGGAACTCGAAGGGCTGGCGCGCGATCTGGTGCGCGGGATCCAGGACGGCCGCAAGAAAGCCGGATTCGAGGTGTCCGACCGCATCACGCTGCACCTTGACCTGACCGGGGACGCCCGGGAAGCCGCAGAAGCCTGGCAGGAATACCTGATGAGCGAAACCCTGACCGAATCGCTTGTCTTCGGGGCTGCCGAAGGTTTCGCCGCAGAGGTTGAAGGCGGCACAGCGTACCTGGAGCGCCTGGAGCGCGACGGGTCGATGGCCGGCGCTTAA
- the sucC gene encoding ADP-forming succinate--CoA ligase subunit beta translates to MKLHEYQGKEILRQFGVNVQDGKVARTPDEVRQIAREYGQPVVVKAQVHVGGRGKAGGVKFSPTEDKAFENGEKILGMDIKGLTVNKVLVTKAVDIDAGTEYYVGMIVDRNVQSFTLMASAEGGMEIEEVAAATPEKIIKHRVDPVTGLRPYEAREVAIRAGFKGNLNKIADMMVKMSEAALKRDAVLVEINPLFVGPDGVPLALDTKFEIDDNAMYRHQDLADWRELEAEHPLEIEASKYGFAYVKLDGNVGVLGNGAGIVMTSLDVVNRAGAKPANFLDIGGGAKAEVVYNAVKLVSKDSDVKAIFINIFGGITRADEVAKGVIQALKDGILTKPVRMRIAGTAEDEAKALLAEVNSPLIQMYPTMFEAADEAAKEANAAEAK, encoded by the coding sequence GTGAAACTTCACGAGTATCAGGGCAAGGAAATTCTGCGCCAGTTCGGCGTCAACGTTCAGGACGGCAAGGTCGCCCGCACCCCCGACGAGGTGCGTCAGATCGCCCGCGAGTACGGTCAGCCGGTGGTCGTCAAGGCCCAGGTGCACGTGGGCGGCCGCGGTAAGGCCGGTGGCGTGAAGTTCAGCCCCACCGAGGACAAGGCCTTCGAGAACGGCGAAAAGATTCTGGGCATGGACATCAAGGGTCTGACCGTCAACAAGGTGCTTGTTACCAAGGCCGTGGACATCGACGCAGGTACCGAGTACTACGTCGGTATGATCGTTGACCGCAACGTGCAGAGCTTCACCCTGATGGCCTCCGCCGAGGGTGGCATGGAAATCGAGGAAGTTGCCGCCGCAACTCCCGAGAAGATCATCAAGCACCGCGTGGACCCGGTGACCGGCCTGCGCCCCTACGAGGCGCGCGAGGTGGCCATCAGGGCCGGCTTCAAGGGCAACCTGAACAAAATTGCCGACATGATGGTCAAGATGAGTGAGGCCGCGCTGAAGCGTGACGCCGTGCTGGTCGAGATCAACCCACTGTTCGTGGGCCCTGACGGCGTACCGCTGGCCTTGGACACCAAGTTCGAGATCGACGACAACGCCATGTACCGTCACCAGGACCTGGCTGACTGGCGCGAACTGGAAGCCGAGCACCCCCTGGAAATCGAGGCCAGCAAGTACGGCTTCGCCTACGTGAAGCTTGATGGCAACGTCGGCGTACTGGGGAACGGCGCAGGCATCGTGATGACCTCGCTGGACGTGGTCAACCGCGCTGGCGCCAAGCCGGCCAACTTCCTGGACATTGGCGGCGGCGCCAAAGCCGAAGTCGTGTATAACGCCGTGAAGCTGGTCAGCAAGGACAGTGATGTCAAGGCCATCTTTATCAACATCTTCGGCGGCATCACCCGCGCCGACGAGGTTGCCAAAGGCGTTATCCAGGCCCTGAAAGACGGGATCCTGACCAAGCCTGTGCGCATGCGCATCGCCGGCACGGCCGAGGACGAAGCCAAGGCGCTGCTGGCTGAAGTCAACAGCCCCCTGATCCAGATGTACCCCACCATGTTTGAAGCGGCCGATGAAGCTGCCAAGGAAGCAAACGCTGCGGAGGCCAAATAA
- a CDS encoding septal ring lytic transglycosylase RlpA family protein, which yields MKRALLLFTLLLGSAHAEQVYRVKAGDTLWSVAQAHGTTVQAVLAHNGRDSAAIQVGEAIRLPGTPVTSPAQIPATPVTTAVFQRGQAAYYSGRRDRSTVMTAAHLTLPFGTWVRVTHARTGRSVAVMINDRGPFGNRSRVIDLSTSAARVLGMLSEGVAPVTLTVMSRP from the coding sequence GTGAAAAGGGCGCTGCTGCTTTTCACACTGCTTTTGGGCAGTGCACACGCTGAGCAGGTGTACCGGGTCAAGGCCGGTGACACGCTGTGGTCGGTGGCCCAGGCTCACGGAACGACTGTTCAGGCAGTTCTGGCCCACAACGGCAGGGACAGCGCGGCCATTCAGGTTGGAGAGGCCATCCGGCTCCCGGGAACACCCGTGACCTCCCCCGCCCAGATCCCTGCGACCCCTGTCACCACGGCTGTGTTTCAGCGTGGCCAGGCAGCCTATTACAGTGGACGCCGCGACCGCAGCACGGTAATGACAGCAGCACACCTGACCCTGCCGTTCGGTACCTGGGTGCGGGTGACCCATGCCCGGACAGGCCGCAGCGTGGCGGTCATGATCAATGACCGAGGGCCTTTTGGCAATCGTTCCAGAGTGATTGACCTGTCGACCAGTGCGGCCCGGGTCCTCGGCATGCTGAGTGAAGGGGTCGCACCTGTGACCCTGACGGTGATGTCACGGCCCTAA
- the sucD gene encoding succinate--CoA ligase subunit alpha — translation MGILVDKNSKVIVQGMTGREGASHSRAMKEFGTQVVAGVTPGKGGTDFEGWPVYNSVAEAKEKHGANVSIIFVPPAGAADAVLEAAHAGMPLIVLITEGVPTVDMMRAVQEVNQLDAQNRAQGGQGIRLIGGNCPGLVTNGEAKVGIMPNKIYTNPGRIGLISRSGTLTYEAAKLLNDAGLGTSTTVGIGGDPVIGTTFADVLPLFEADPDTDAVIVIGEIGGADEEAAAAYIAENMKKPVVAFISGRSAPKGKRMGHAGAIIMGDVGTPESKLAAFAAANVPVADTMPEIIDLVKQALNK, via the coding sequence ATGGGCATTCTCGTTGACAAGAACAGCAAGGTCATTGTGCAGGGCATGACCGGCCGCGAAGGTGCTAGCCACAGCCGCGCCATGAAGGAATTCGGTACGCAGGTTGTGGCCGGCGTCACCCCTGGCAAGGGCGGCACCGACTTCGAAGGCTGGCCCGTGTATAACTCGGTGGCTGAAGCCAAAGAGAAGCACGGCGCCAACGTCTCGATCATCTTCGTGCCGCCAGCTGGCGCCGCTGACGCCGTCCTGGAAGCAGCTCACGCCGGCATGCCCCTGATCGTGCTGATCACGGAAGGCGTGCCTACCGTGGACATGATGCGCGCCGTTCAGGAAGTTAACCAGCTTGATGCCCAGAACCGCGCTCAGGGCGGTCAGGGTATCCGTCTGATCGGCGGGAACTGCCCCGGTCTGGTGACCAACGGCGAAGCCAAGGTGGGCATCATGCCCAACAAGATCTACACCAACCCCGGCCGTATCGGCCTGATCAGCCGCTCCGGCACCCTTACCTACGAGGCTGCCAAGCTGCTCAATGACGCCGGCCTGGGCACCAGCACCACCGTGGGCATCGGTGGGGACCCTGTGATCGGTACGACGTTTGCCGACGTCCTGCCACTGTTCGAGGCTGACCCCGACACTGACGCCGTGATCGTGATCGGCGAGATCGGCGGCGCGGACGAGGAAGCGGCTGCGGCGTACATTGCTGAGAACATGAAAAAGCCCGTTGTGGCATTCATCAGCGGCCGGAGCGCACCTAAGGGCAAGCGCATGGGCCATGCTGGCGCCATCATCATGGGTGACGTCGGGACCCCTGAAAGCAAGCTCGCTGCCTTCGCGGCCGCGAATGTGCCGGTGGCTGACACGATGCCTGAGATCATCGATCTCGTGAAGCAGGCGCTGAACAAGTAA